Part of the Aquarana catesbeiana isolate 2022-GZ linkage group LG12, ASM4218655v1, whole genome shotgun sequence genome, GATGGCCTACATAATGCAATCCATTCAAGATTCAGCTACACTAACAAAAGATCTGCGAAAAATATATTCCAATGGCATAACCCGGGTTTCTGCCCCTTCCATGTATCTGTTGAAGTCTGCATTCTTTTATTGAAATCGGCCTGTATATGTGGATGTCTGTGTGTCACCAATGGCTGACTGTATCAATCAGGgatatatatttactttttgtatatattatatatatatatattttttttttttaatttttttttttaagtttgttgtAGATTCCGCCAATCCAATGCAGGTATCGGCGTCCTGTATACAGCTTCTGTCTGTGCTGTCCGCTCCCGCTCTGTCTTCTGCTTCTGTGCTCATTATTTTCAATAAAACGTAAGTAATTTCATGATTCAGCAAAACCATAAGGGcgaacgggcgccgccccctctctcttgccaccccctctagcactaATAGAGAGATTCAtgctttgcatgaatctatctatggctgccgctgccaccccctattcaggcgcctcaattacagctgcagggggtgtttttgaagcacctgattagatccatagactctaataggcgtcaaaaaaggtgacctgcgagcgccatgctgggcgctcgcaggtcactcggctgtgttagacccctttcacactgaggcgcttttcaggcactttcacgctaaaaaaagcacctgaaaagctcatgaaaacctatttccattaaaattaatgaatgctttcacactggggcagtgcgctggcagggcggtgagaaaacgcccctctccattgaaatgaatagaaaacgcttcaaaagcgcctgaaaagctcttcaaaagccctcagtgttttactggcagtttagaagcgcctcagtgtgaaaggggcctaagagaagcgaatgaatatttgctttcctaacactaaaccgcctctctgccaatcaggtgctcggatctgttacccgtcacctgattggctgaaacgacagaatacttccccatcgttggtatcactgggaggaatagtgccccatcattggtatcagtgggaaaaatagagccccatcgttggtgtcagtgggagaaatagtgccccatcgttggtgtcagtggaatagtgcctcatcgtctgtatcagtgggaggaatagtgccccatcattggtgtcagtgggaggaatagtgccccatcattggtgtcaatgggaggaatagtgccccaagggccggacaaATGCAAGCAGAGGGCTGCatttggcccctgggccgcagtttggagaccactgccttagattGTTCTCTATTCAGATTGCACAGATGGTCACAGGCTGCTGTGATGCTACAAAACACGCACAGTAAAAAGATATTTATAACAGTTGATCAGATGACAGATGACAGTGCTCGCTTTGTTCTTGCAGGGACCTTCCATGCTGTATGTCTCTGGTGGAGATGAAGTCACTCTTCAGAATGGATGACATAATAAGCTGTTCTCAGCAACCAATCACAGTTATGGAAACCAGCGCCCTTGAAGGCACCGGACTACAAGAGGTTGTGCAGTGGCTGCATTCATCTATCGGGACATAAAGGAAGAATACTGAGATTTGTTCCTTTTGATCTGGACGTGACACaagatatgtgatttttttttttttttgtgaaagtcaagttcctccaccccaaactcgctcctccatgtctttatggaccttgctttgtgtactggtgctcagtcatgttggaacaggaaggggacatccccaaactgttcccacaaagtttggagcatgaaattgtccagaatgtcttggtatgctgatgtcttaagagttcccttcactggaactaagggaccaagtccaaccaagttcctccaccccaaactggctcatccatgtctttatggaccttgctttgttcactggtccatatcatttggtggaggggggattatagtgtggggttgtttttcaggggtcgggcttggccccttagttccagtgaagggaactcttaaggcgtcagcataccaagacagtttagacaatttcatgctcccaacttttttgggaacagtttggggatgtccccttcctgttccaacatgactgtgcaccagtgtacaaagcaaggtccataaagacatggatgagcgagtttgaggtggaggaacttgactggcctgcacagagtccggacctcaacccagtagaacacctttgggatgaattagagcggagactgtgaggcaggccttctcgtccaacatcagtgcctgacctcacaaatgtgcttctggaagaatggtctccACTCACGCCAGAGAAAGAGCAAAAAAATTGATGCCCTTTAAAGGTTTTTGAAAAGTCAGTCgtctatggacaattttgggtaccgtatttttttcaccatttcacaggcacacgctgttttgaagcttgacatgtttgctatctatttatTGGAcaaaacctcatcttttatattttacaaaaaaatgcacattatatttttttgtggtcTAAAATTAAGTGTTACTGAAAATTTtatatttgataaacagttgcacaaatattgtgtgatataaaaaaattgcaactgccgccattttattctacagggttttTTGGGAGGACTAAAAGGGTAACTACACTTTCGTGTgcgaaaaaaaatagcaaaaaaaataaaataaaataatatagcgtatacaattgcgacacaagtcatattgtaattgaatgttattaaaaattaccttctttcctttgcaatctgcagccgctgtcattttctatacAATGTAATAtggcagaaatgcactacagttcatttaacatggtttcctatgggacacgttcacatctatgcttttgtCAGCCGCtgagtatttggaaagggtcaaaggactgttttcaaagccttttttttctttttttttggtccaatagacttcaatggagaagctgcagaaaagcatgtagtgtgtttttgtctgtggaatagtgccccatccttggtatcagtggaaggaatagtgtcccatcattggtgtcagtggaaggaatagtgccccatcattggtgccagtgggaggaatagtgccccatccttggtatcagtgggaggaatagagccccatcattggtgtcagtgggaggaatagtgccccatcatattggtgtcagtgggaggaatagtgccccatcatattggtgtcagtgggaggattgtcgcccaaaagaagatcctgctcctttttgagtTACAAGCTTTGTGTgtagtgattttgctgcgattgcagcgtgatttatctTGGGACAATTGCTACAAAATTGTCGAGATTGGGGGGCCATTAACAAGTAATGCCATCGTGCCGCAATTCCACCCACGATTCCAAATGcctaggtgtaaatggagccttagtaTTAGTTTAAACTTGGCTTCAGTTGACAACTATTAAAaactacacaccccccccccaccctccataaCAGCTCGTATCAtcatttgaccaaaaaaaaaaataataataataataataataattagatcaCTTGTCTGCTTTCTGGCATGCTTATTTCATAtgtttaatcttaaaaaaaaaagaaggaaaactttttttttaatctattttttccCCCTAAATTAATTTATAAATAGCAATTGTTTGTTTAAACTTGGTTTTGTGGACAACTGTTAAAAACTAAGCACACCCCAACACCCCCTCCGCTATAGCACCTATcatcatttgaaaaaataaaatatatatatggaaaataaCAAATAATGAGATCACTTGTCTGCTTTCTGACATGTTTGATcataaaaaggggaaagaaaaaaaaaaaaaaaaaaaaaatatatatatatatatatatatatatatatatatatatatatatatatatataatttattattattattattttttttttctttcccctttttaagATTAAACATGTCAGAAAGCAGACAAGTGATCTCATTATTTGTTATTTtccatatatagatatttatatatatatatatatatatatatatatatatatatatatatatatatatttaaatctgtcttttctccccccccctttacatagtaaacaataaaataaaaatgtatttataaatagcAATTGTTTGTTTAAACTTGGCTTCAGTGGACAACTATTaaaaacgaaccccccccccccatcttccataGCAGCTCGTATTATcatttgaaaaataataataataatgagattaCTTGCGTCTgctttatggcatgtttatttcaTATGTTTAATCTTAAAAAGGAGggaaaactgttttattttttaatctgcattttttcccccttttacataggtaaacaataaaaaaataataattaataaatagcaATTGTTTGTTTAAACTTGTCTTCCACCCCCAACCCCGCAAACCCCCTCCATAGCAGCTTGTatcataataatgaaaataaatatatatggaaaATAACATATAATAAGAACACTTGTCTGATTTCTGCCATGTTTATTGCATATGTTTAATCTCAAAAAGTAAggaaaaccgttttttttttttaaatctgtatttttttccccctttacatagtaaataataatttaaaaaatgtatttataaatagcAATTGTTTGTTTAAACTTGGCTTCAACCCCCAACCCCGCAAACCCCCTCCATAGCAGCTTGTatcataatttaaaaaacaaatatatggaAAATAACATATAATAAGAACACTTGTCTGCTTTCTGCCATGTTTATTTAATATGTTTAATCCTAAAAAGGAAGGAAAACCGttatttttaaatatgtattttttttccccctttacatagtaaacaataattaaaaaatgtatttataaataacAATTGTTTGTTTAAGTTCTGCTTTTTTAGGGAGAACATGTAATGAAAATGAAGCAGATATTGTCCCAAGAGgaaatttgaaggaaaaaaaaaactgtgacagtTGGACTCAGTTGGCAGTTGGTTTCCATGGagatctgaaaaaaaaactgtGACAGTTGGACTCAGTTGGCAGTTGGTTTCCATGGAGATCTCACTGTGACATCACCACTGCTCTTATAAGGAAGTGCAGCTGGTGTCTGTGGCCAGTCTTATATTGACATACGCAGAGAACAGATGTGAGAGTTACAGCTCTTCATTTCTATTCAttctgtaattaaaaaaaagcaagATGAGAGTATTATTACTTTTAGCGATTATTCTGCTTATCGATGCAGCGACAGGTAAGATATTTTTATTCAATAGATGCAACAAAATTTGAATATTTATTAGTTATATTGATGTACAGATGGTTCCTTCAGGGCAATAGGCAAGGGGGGAGGAGGTCTATTTATAGTGTGTGTGATGGGTCTATTTATAGTGTGTGATGGGTCTATTTATAGTGTGTGATGGTCTATATGAAATTGGGCAATAGGCAATGcaatgtaaagtttttttaaacccaaaagcagatatttattatattgcagtttactaaaacttagatgtgatggctgcattcgttttctttcttttttttttaggatttctttcctttttttcacctGTTGAACCAaccaaaatgtttgttatttttcaatttcCATTGTCAGAATAAGCTGTCCAGATGAAATGTCAGTTAGCAGGTTGAGACAAACCGTTTaatacaatggtcagctttttgttaatgtaaaacctttatcccaaaaaggggggggggggtacattgcTGTAAtcgcttataaagtattagctggagtttggcttcagtttgaaATTTAAATCTGCAAGTAcagctaacactcccctcccccctccagactgacaatgctgctgttaaaAGGTGCcgcctgtgctcctttatccagagtgggggcactctaatacagcaggtgtgttactggccagatcaccgggtgaaaacaagagaaaaaaaaccctaaaaaaaaacaaaaactaatgcagccaccaatgactgataagctgcaatagaatccatttttgggtttaatactacttaaaaaaaaaaattgctagtcatcgccatctagtggctgtaatgcagtattttccacacTCACACATATAAATTGTtcaggaaaaaagcctgaaaacgtTTGAATTTAAAAACTTTAGCCCCGGCAACGATtttcccccctaatgaccaggccattttttttgccatacggcactacgtggatttaactgacaattgcgctgtcgtgcgatgttgtagccaaacaaaatttatgtcttttttttccccaccacaaatagagctttcttttggtggtatttgatcacctctgcggtttttattttttatgctataaacaaaaaaaaaaagcgacatttataaaaagaaaaaaaaaaacacacaacgttttttactttctgctataatacatatccaaaaatgtaaaaaacaaaacaaaaaaaaaacctaatttattcataggtttaggccgatatattttcttctatatattttcgttaaaaaaattaaaaaaaatgcaataagagtatattgattggtttgcgcaaaagttatagcgtctacaaaatagtgtaatatatatgtacatatatacatcctTCTATTTCGGCCCCTGGACTATTGGGTACTACATCTTGAGGTATCTATGTATTgtgcctttttacttgtattacaATATAGTGCAGTGattgtgaaccttggcaccccagatgttttggaactacatttcccatgatgctcatgcactctagagtgtggttgagcatcatgggaaatgtagttccaaaacatctggggtgccaaggttcgccatcactgaaataggggattgttttaggaacttttaatttcttttttttattgtttttactggtaatggcagcgatctgctatttttagcgggactgcgacattgcggtggacaaatctgacaaaagtgacactttttggggaccagtgacaccaatactgtgatcagtgctaaaaaaaaaataaaaatgcactgatcaatgtttaatgacactggtaaggaaggggttaacactagggagcgatcgaagggttaaatgtgttttccctgtgtgtgttctaactgtgtgtgtgtggggggggggggggctcactgggacaacacagagatcgctgttcctgatcactaggtgcAGACGATCTtcctgtactcccctgtcagaacaaggaTCCGCCTtgatttacataggcagatccccattctgtctctctgtggagcgatcaccaGTGGTCGGCGGACATCACGTCCCGACGTGCAGCAGGCGTGTGCACGC contains:
- the ARL16 gene encoding ADP-ribosylation factor-like protein 16, with protein sequence MCLVLGPSGVGKTLLMKRLHKLCSKDSAGLGDPPPTQPTVGTNLTDLTIQRVRITVREVGGSMGPIWPSYYQDCRTVLFVVDSANPMQVSASCIQLLSVLSAPALSSASVLIIFNKTDLPCCMSLVEMKSLFRMDDIISCSQQPITVMETSALEGTGLQEVVQWLHSSIGT